Genomic segment of Myxococcus stipitatus:
GGATGGGACGAAGCTCTCCTCGGAAGAACCGAGGCGCCACCACGCTCACGTCCCAGTTGCCGCTCCCGACGCGCGCCAGCTCATTGGCGAGGCGCCGGTTGAGCGTGACGACGTAAGAGTGCGACACGGTGACGAGTCTGCGAGGCCGCTGCATGTGGCTGCTCCGATGGTCGGTGGACCCAAACAGACCCGCGTGGAGGGGTCAACCCAAGGGTGCGGTGTCGTCCTCGCGTCAACCGCCGCTCAGGAGGGAGCGGTACACGGTGAGCATCTCGCGGGCGTAGCGCTCCCGAGAGAAGCGCTCCACGGCGGTGTGCCTCGCGGCCTGGGCCAGTCGCGTGCGCAGGGCTTCGTCTCGCAGCAGCGTGCGGAGTGCATCCACCAGGGAGCGGGAGTCCCCCGGAGGAATGGCGAGGACATCCACCCCGTGCGTGAGCGCCTCGGCCGCGCCGCTCTCGCTGGAGACGATGGCGGGCCGCGCACACGCGAGGGCCTCCGCGATGGTGAGGCCAAACGGCTCCCGCCGAGTGCTCGCGTGCACGAAGACATCCAGGGCCCGGTAGACGGACGCGGGCTCGGACTGGAACGGCACCAGTCCCACGCGTCCGGAGAGCTTCAGCTGGTCGATGCGTTGACGAAGATCGGCCTCGGAGAACTGGGAACCCGGTGTCTGGTACAGCGGACCGCCCACCAGGTAGAATCGGACCGGGAGCGACGGCTCCAGACGGGTCAGCTCCGCCGCCGCGTCCAGGAAGACGTCGTGCCCCTTCCAGCGCGCGTAGGTGGCGACCAGCCCCACCCGCAGCATCCCGTCCGGAGCGCGCGGCAGACCCGCCAGGGCGTCCAGGTCCACGCGGGCCTGTGACGCCGGAGCAAAGCGCTCCACATCCACCCCGTTGTAGACGACGTGGATGGGAACGCCTCGGAGCACGGCTCGGGCGTCCTCGCCTACCGCGCTGGAGTTGGCGATGGCCACGGACGCGAGCGGCGCCAGCGTCTTCAGCGCGCGCCGCACCAACGGGCGCTCGCCGAGAAAGTCGTGGATGTGCCAGACGCGCTTCAAGCGAAGCCCCGAGGTGGCGGCGCTGAGCAGGTGCGTCTTGATGCCGTTGGAGTGCACGATGTCCGGCCGGACGTTCGCGACCTCGCGGCGAAGGGTGCGGCCGTAGTCCGCGAGGAGGAGGGGCGCGGGCGCGAGGCTCCGTGCGAAGCGCAGGGCCTCTCGCGGACCGCGCCCCCGCAGCGCGCTGTCTCCCAGGGCCGACAGCGCGGGCGGGAGCGCGAGGAGCTTCGCGTCGACTCCCAACGCGCGGGCTTCATCGAGCAGCGGGCCCGGTGTCCCCGCGAGCAGGTGCAGCGACAGCCGCGGGTCCAGGTGGCGCAAGCACGCCATCAAATCCAGCAGCGCCCGCTCGGCCCCGCCGACGACACCTACCGGGTTGAGGAACAGGACTCGCACGCACCCGGGACCGAATCAGACCCCTGTGGACCCGTCAATCCTGCTCCCTGCATTCCGGGTGACAGCCCAGACATGAAATAGAGCTGGAATTCGAGATGGAGCTGTGTTCGCTGAGTCGTGCGCGAGCGCATGACGTCGTCGGTGATGGCGTCTGGCCATGAGGCCGGGGGATGATGAGTCGGACGATGAGTCCTTCGCGCAAGTGCCCCCGCTGTGGGGTGAAACACCGCCAGGGTGTGACGGTCTGCCCGAAAGAGGTGTTTCGCGCGGACGTCGTCGCGTCGGGCGGTCCGTATCGCGCGGGCGACGTCGAAGAGGACACGGACGGAGACACGCACAAGAGCCAGCGGGGCGTGTTGCCGCCTCCCGCGAGCGCGAAGCCCTCGGCGCCGAACGCGCCCGTGGTGAACGCGGCGCGGATGTTGAAGTGGGAGGAGTCCGTCACCCGCGACATGCTGGTGGGCTCGAAGGTGGGCGACTACGTGCTCAAGCGCCGCATCGGCAGCGGCGGCATGGGCATCGTCTACGAGGGCGAACACGCGGTCATCGGACAGCGTGTGGCCATCAAGGTCCTCCGCCCGGACGTCGTGGAAGGCCGTCGCGCCAGGGACCTGGCGACGGAGGCGCGCGCTGCATCGGCCATCCGTCACCGGGGCATCATCGACATCTTCGGCTTTGGTGTCATTCCAGACGTCGGGCAGTACCTGGTGATGGAGTACCTGGAGGGCACGCCGCTGGATGAGGTCATCCACCAGCGCGCGCCCCTGCCGGACTCGGATGTGCTCCGGATTCTGGATGCGCTGCTCGGCGCGCTGGGCGCGGCGCACGCGGCGGGTGTCATCCACCGGGACCTCAAGCCCGGCAATGTCTTCATCGTGCGCGACGAGGACGGCGCGGAGACGGTGAAGGTCCTCGACTTCGGCATCGCCAAGCGCAGCGAGGCGCCCCACGGGAGCACGCCGCAGACCCACGCCAACTCGATGGTCGGCACGCCCGAGTACATCGCGCCGGAGCAGGCGCTGGGCCAGCAGGTGAGTCCCCAGACGGACCTGTATTCGGTGGGCATCATCGCCTACGAAATGCTCACGCGCCGGCTGCCCTTCGATGGGACGTCGCCCATGGCCATCGTCGTGCAGCACGTCCGCACGCCGCCGCCGAGGCCCTCCACCTTCGTGGAGCTGAATCCCGCGCTGGAGGCACTGGTGTTGCGCCTGCTCGCGAAGGAACCCTCGCAGCGGCCTACGTCGGCCGAGGCCGTGCGTCGCGAACTGAAGCTCATCCTCGCGTCGCTCACCGAGGGCGTCACGCGGCTGTCCCCGGTCAAGGTGGACGCGCGGCATCCCTCGGAGGAGACGCAGGTGATGGCACCTCGGCTGGGACGTCGCGAGCGGCGCGTGCGGGATGTCCGCCCTGGCGCACGTCCCGGGGTGATGGCTCCGGCGAGCCTGACGCCCACCGCCACGATGTTGCTGGAGCAGACGGCCTTCGATGCGCCGGGGGGCCGTCTGACGTGGCCGCGCAAGTGGTGGTGGGCGGTGGGCATGGCCGCCCTGCTCGTCATGGTGGGCGGCTGGGCCGTCCTGGCTTCGTGAGTTGAGTCGAGCCGAGCCGAGTCCGCTCAGCGCGCGAGCCGCAGGTAGGCGTCCAGCACGGTGCGCGCGTGCGCGGCCCAGGTGAAGCGCGCGGCCCGAGCCAGTCGCGAGTCGAGCGCCGGAACCGGCAGGTCGCCCGTGAGCACCGCGTCCAGCGTCCGAGCCCACGCGGGCACGTCGCCCACGGGGCAGTACAGACAGGTCTCCGCGCCGACCTCCCGGAGCACGGGCAGGTCACTGGCGATGACGGGAGCACCACACGCGAGGGCCTCGACGAGCGGGAGCCCGAAGCCCTCGGCTTCGCTGGGGATGAGCACGGCCTTCGCGTTCCGGTACAGCCCCGCGAGCGTCGCGCGCTCCTGGAACGGGGGCTGAAGCAGCGCATCTCCCATCCCCAGTCGCGCCACCTGCTCGCGCTGGGCCGCGTTCAGCGCGCCGCCCTGCTGCACCAGGCGCAGGTCGGGGTGGCGAGCGCGCAGCGCGGCGAAGACCTCGAAGAGGACATCCAGGCGCTTGCGAGGAATCGCGCTGCCGACATGCAGGAGATAGGGCCGTCCCCCCAGCGCGGAGAGCACCTGTTGGCTCCGGTCGCCCGGGACGGGCTCCCTGCGGTACTCGGGCGAGACGCCCAGCGGCGCCGAGACGAGCCGGGACGGGTCCACCAGTCCATGCGAGAGCAGCTCGTCGCGGATGGCCTGCGTGGGGTGGAAGACGAGGGCGGCGCGCTCGAGGCCCCGGAGCTGGGCCTTCGCCATGAGCCGGAACCACGCGGGGCGAGGGTCTCGATGCGGCTCCACGACGGCGCGGAACGCGTCCAGGTCGAAGCAATAGACACCCGTGCGCGAGGCGGGGAGCACGTGCGCCAGCTGCGCGTAGGTGTGGTCCACGATGTGGAACGCGTCGAACCGCTGTCGCGCGAGCAGCGCGTGGATGGGATAGCGCCCGAACCGGCCGAGGAGGCGGTCCGCGTTGAACGCGGCACGACGCTCGCCCACGCGAGGCAGTCGGCGGACCATCGTGGGCAGCGAGGGGCGCAGCCCTTGGACAGACACCTCGCGAGGATGCGCGGAGAGTCCTTCGAGGAGGGCTTCGCCCACCAGGTCCATGCTGGGCCAGCCCTCCTCGCGAGGGTCCATGAGCAGCGCGAGCCGGAGCGGCGAGGAGGACGTCAAGGAAGGCTCCGAGAGGAGGCGGGGCTCACGGCGCTGGCCGCAGCAGTGTCTCCACCGTGCGCTCCAGCGCGAAGCGTTCGCGATAGACCTGGGCCGCGCGAGCCCCCAGCGCGGCGAGCTCCTCGGGTCGCGAGAGGAGCCGCTCGGCGGTGTCGATGAGCGCGCCAGGCGTGCTCCCATCCGTGAGGGCGACCGCGCCCGAGCTCTTCCAGAGGGGCTCCGTGAGGTGCCCTGTCTGGGTGACGAGCGGCAGTCCCAACGCGAGCCCCGCCATGGCCGTCGTGCGGCGGGTGCTCACGCCATCGGGATACGGCTGCACCAGGAGGTCCATGGCCGCGAGGTGGGCCACCAGCGCGTCGGGAGCGAGCGAGTCCCGAGAGTGGATGCGCGAGCGCAGCCCCGGATGGCGGGTCGCCACCTCCTCGGCGAACTGCTGGCTGCCGCGCCCGAGCAGCAGCGCCTGTCGTCGCGCGTCCTGGTCCAGCAGCGGCACCAGGGCCGCTTCGAGCGGCGCGCGGATGGCGGAGCCGTACGTGCCGAAGTGGCCGAGCCACGGCCCCACGCCCAGCGTCGCGCGCACCTTCGCGAGCGCCATCGCCGGCACCGAGGTGGGGAGCGTGCTGGGCACAGGTCGCCACTCCGCGCGCTGGCGGATGGGGGAGGGGAGGTGCTCCGCCCAGGAGGGAATGGACACGAAGGCGCGGTCCGCCGCGCCCCCCACCAGTCGCGCCATCACCCGCGTGACACCCGCGAGCACCTGGTGCCGAGGCCGGGCGGACAGGCTCCAGGGGTAGACGATTTCGTGGAAGAAGACCCAGCGCTCATCCTGGCGACGCGAGGCGAACCACGCGCAGAAGGGCACGTTCATCGCCTTCATCCCGAAGGCGTGGGGCACGTACTGGAGCAACAGCCTGCGCGGCGCACGGCAGCGGTTCAGCTCTCGCGACAGCCCGCGCAGGCCCGGCGGCAGGAAGAGGCCGGGCGCACGGTGCACGGTGACACCGTCCTCCTCGAGCGTGCCCGACTCGCCCGGAGTCCAGACATGGACCTCCTGTCCCTCGCGGGCGAGCGCCTGGGCGACGAGCCGGGTGTAGTCGCTGACGCCGCCCGGCTGGGGTGGGTACTCACCGGTGAGCAGGTGCCAGGAGCGAGGCGGGTCCCCCACGGCTCAGGAGGCTTCCATGTCGCGGACGGCGAGCAGCTGGAAGGCGTGCTGGGGGAAGCGCGTGGCGAAGGGCTCGGTGAGGATGGACAGCCGGCTGCCCAGTCGCGCGGGCTTGATGCGCGGGTGCGCGAAGTCTCCGCGCAAGGGCTTCCAGCCGCTCATTCCCTTGACGCGATAGCCTCGCAGCTCGAAGTCATAGACCTCCCAACCCGAGCGGTGGACCTGGTGGACGTTGTTGTCCCACTCGTCCTGGGGAAGAAAGCCATTGGGCGTGAAGATGACCACGCGCTTGCGCGCGAGGGATTCCATCATCTCCAGCAACTGGTAGCCCTGGGGCTTCTCGAAGTGCTCGATGACATCCAGCGCGACGACGGCGTCGAAGCTCTTGGGGGCGAAGTGCTTGCCCACCTCGAGCAGGTCCATGCAGTGGTACTCCTGATGGATGCCCGCGGCGCGGCTGCGCTCGATGCTCACCGAGTACCCATCCACGCCCACCGAGCGGGAGAAGTGCTGGGAGATGTGGCGAAGGGGCGAGCCCGACCCACAGCCGATGTCGAGCACGCTGTCGCAGGAGCCGACCAGGGCTTCTCGCAAGGTGCGGTGGAAGACTTCGTGCTCGTCGACGAGCACCTCGCGCTTGAGGAACTGGAGGAGGGTCTGGCTCGGTGACATGGCCGATGGACCGTAGCCTCGCGGCTCCGTGAGGAGCAACCTTCGTGGTGAAGGAGCGAGCGGACAGTCAGGCCCTGGCTGCTGGTGGGACGTGGTGCGCTGCTCTCGTTGCTTGTGAGGCCGGGGTGGGCCTCGTACCATCCGGCCACCTTTCGCGCGCTGGAGCGCGAGCGGAGGCCGGGAGCGGGCCTCACTCTGGCGATGAACGCGACCGCGGCACCCGAGGTGGACACCGGTGAGGTGAGGGCCCGTGCCCTGAAGGGCATGATCGTGCTGGTGGCGCGCACGCTGGCCTCGCAAGGGCTGCGCGTCGTGAGCGCCCTGGTGCTCTCCCGTCTGTTGTTCCCATCCGACTATGGCTTGTTTGGAATCGTCTCGTATGCGGCCTCCCTGGGGGTGTTCCTGGGCGACCTGGGCCTGAGCGCGGCGCTGGTGCGCCAGCCGCACGAGCCCACCCAGGACGAGACCTTCACCATCTTCTGGTGCCACCAGGCGCTCACGGCCGTCATCGTCGCGGTGGTGTGTGCGTTGGCTCCGCGTCTCACGGAAGGGTACGCGTTGGGTCCTGGCGCGGTGCCCATGGTGTGTGCACTGGCGCTGGGGTTGTTCCTGTCCTCGTTGCGAGTGATTCCGCTGATGGCGCTGGAGCGCAAGCTGGCCTTCCCGGCGATCGCCCGCGCGGAGCTGGTGGAGAACCTGGCGCAGGTGGCCTTCACGCTGGTGTTCGCCTGGGCGGGGATGGGGGCGTGGGCGCTGGCCCTGGGCGCGCTGGTCCGAGGGGTCGTGGGCCTCGTGTGCATCTGGTGGGCATCCCCCTGGCGTCCGCGCGGGGTGTTCCGGCTGGAGGTGCTGCGGCGCCTCTTGGGCTTCGGGCTGGCGTTCCAGCTCCCCCCGCTGGTGGCGGCGCTGGTGGCGGGGTGGGTGCCCCTGGTGGTGGGGCACGTGCTGGGAAAGGAGAGCGTGGGCCTGGTGAACTGGGCCTGGGCGCTGGCCTCCACGCCGATGATGTTGAGCGCGGTGCTCAACCGCGTGGCGTTCCCCGCGTACTGCCGCTTGCAGGATGACCCGGCGGGGTTCGCGGAGTACCTGGCGACCTCGCTGCGGCGGCTGTCGGCGGTGCTGCTCCTGGCGCTCCCGGTGGCGGTGATGGGGATGCCGGTGCTGGTGCCGCTGTTCTTCGGAGACCGGTGGAGCGCGGCGGTGCCGCTGGTGCAATGGTTCAGCCTGGAGTGCCTGCTCGTCACGCTGACGGGGCTGCTCGCGACGGCGCAGAACGCGGGAGGTCGGCCCTGGGAGCGGCTGGTGGTGGTGGTCGGCGTGGGTGTGGCGAAGTGGGGCCTGGGGACGTGGGCCATCCACCGCTTCGGGTTGGCGGGCATCGGGCCCATGGGCGTGACGGTCTCCCTGGCGGAGGTGTGGGTGACGGCGTGGCTGGTGTCCCGGCTGAACCCGGCGCTGCGCGGGTTGGTGTTCCAGGTGGTGGAGCCCGTGGTCTTCGTGGGGATGTTGCTGGCGGGGACCTTCGTGGCGGTCGAGGCGTGGGTGTTCGAGGGCGCGCTGGTGCGGTGGGTGGCGGGCGTGGGGGTGTTCACGTTGTTGCTGCTGGTTCGCGAGCGGGTTCCCGGGACGCTGTCGCTCCTGGGCGTGCTGCGCGACATCCTGGCCTTCGTCCGTTCGCGGCGGGCCGCCACAACAGGGATGTGAGGCATTCGATGGCGAAGGCAGACCTGATCATCTCCATTGTCAATCACAGCAACCCCGAGCTGCTGCATGACTGCCTGCGCACGCTCTATGCGACGACGCGGGACTGCACCTTCGAGGTGTGGGTGGTGGACAACGCGACGGACGGGCGAGGCGTGGAGGCGATGCGCCGCGACTTCCCGCAGGTGCGCTGGTTGTTCAACACGGAGCGCAAGGGGTTCTCGGCCAATCACAACCAGGTGCTGAAGCAGGCGCACGGGCGCTACATCTGCATCTTCAATGACGACACCATCGTGCACGAGGGCGCGTTCGACGCGCTCGTGCGCTTCATGGATGAGAACCCGCGCGTCGGAATGGCGGGGGCGCGGCTGTTGAACGCGGATGGCACGGTGCAGAACTGCACCTTCCGGCCCATGTCGTTGTCGGGGCAGCTGTTCGACCTGGTCTTCCTGCCGCGTCCGCTGCACTTCCTGAAGCGGATGGAGATCGACCCGGCGCAGTACGGGCATGAGGAGGCCCGGGTGAACTGGGTGCTGGGCGCCTGCATCGTCGTGCGCGAGGAGACGCTGGCGGAGGTGGGGCTTCTCGACGAGGCGATGTCTCCGTTGGGGAACACGGAAGACACGGACTGGTGTGTCCGCGCGTGGAAGGCGGGCTGGGAGGTGGCGTTCTGTCCGGAGGCGGTGATTACGCACCTGTCGAGCCGCTCGTTCCGTCCCTCGGCGACGGGACCGGACAAGGTGCGGGTGGAACTGTGGCGCACGCGGGTGGCGTACTTCCGCAAGCACCATGGCCGGCTGCAGGAGTGGATGCTGCGCGCCATCCTGGTGGGGACGTTGCCGTACAACTCGATGGTGCTGACGCAGACGTTGCTGCGGGGGCGGATGGCGCTGCCGGAGTTCCGCAGGCAGCTTTCGACGTTCCTGCGCATCTCCGAGATGGGCCTGCGGGCGCGGGTCTGACATGCCGTTCTTCTCGGTCGTCATTCCCACGTACAACCGGGCGCGGCTGTTGGAGCGGACGCTCGCGTCGGTGTTCGCGCAGGAGGAGCGGGATTACGAAGTGCTCGTCGTGGATGACGGCTCCACGGACGACACGCTGGAGGTGCTGGGGCGGCTCGGCGAGAAGGTGCGGGTGTTCCAGCAGGCCAACGCGGGCCCGGGCGTCGCGCGCAACCTGGGCATCCGCGAGGCCCGGGGCGAGTACGTGGTGTTCCTGGACAGCGATGACCTGTGGTTCCCGTGGACGCTCGCGGTGTACCGGCAGGTGCTGCGTGAGCAGGGGATGCCCGCGGTGGTGATGGGCTCGTCGGTGACGTTCCAGAAGGAGGACGAGCTGGAGCGGGTGGCGAGAGAGCCCCTGAAGGTGGTGCCGTTCCAGGACTATCTGGCGAGCGCGGGGGATACGACGCCGCGCACGGCGTGTGTCCTGGCGGTGAGGACGGAGGCACTGCGGCGGGTGGAGGGCTTCACGCCGTTGCGCATCGTCGCCGAGGACTACGATTTGCTGTACCGGTTGGGAACCGAGCCAGGGTTTGCCTGGGTGCGCGCGCCGCTCGCGGTGGGCTACCGGAAGCACGAGGGCTCCGAGTCCACGATGCTGGAGTCCGCCCACCGGGGAATGGCGTACCAGTTGATGCAGGAGCGCTTGTCTCGCTACCCGGGTGGGACGGAGCGGAGGCGCGAGCGGTTGCAGATGCTGCTGTACGCCACCCGGCATGTCTCACACGTGATGGTGGAGCACGGCAGGATGGACCTCGCGCTCGACCTGTATCAACGGAGCCTGCCGTATCATCTGGAGGTTCCTCGCTGGCGGTACATGCTCGGGTTCCTGCCCAAGCTGGCCGTGCGGAGGCTGCTCCGGAGCGTTCGCCGAGGCTGAGGCGCGACGTGTGCCTCCAGGCTCATCACGGGCCTGGTTCCTTGTCTGTCCTTCAGGCGGGTTCCCGTGCATCGGGCGGTGCTGTGCATCTTCCTGAGAGGGGAAGTGTGCACGCACTGCCGGAGGCACGGGATGCGGTCGTCCGATGTGAAGGGGAGTGCTTGGGGAGGCATCGACCTGGGCGGGACGAAGATTGAAGCCGTTGTCGTCGACGGGGTGGGGAGGCCCTTGGGGAATGCTCGGCATCCCACGCCGGATGGTGGGCCGAAGGACGTGGTGCGTGCCATCTACGAGGCCCTGGAGGATGCCTCGCGGTCCGCGGGGCTGGCGCCTCGGCGGCTCGCGGGAGTGGGTGTGGGGGCTCCGGGCTCGGTGGACAGCAACACGGGGACGCTCGCGCGGGTGAGCAACGTGGGCAAGGGATGGACGGAGCCCTATCCCCTCGCGGGCGCGCTCGCAGACCTGGTGCAGGGCCCGGTGGTGCTGGGCAATGACGTGCAGGTCGCGGTGACCGCGGAGTACCGGCTGGGCGCGGGGATGCCCTATCGCTCGGTGTTGGGCGTGTGGTGGGGAACGGGCGTGGGCGGAGGGTTGGTGTTGGATGGTGTTCCCTGGCGAGGGCGTGGCGCCGCGGGCGAGATTGGCCATGTGGTGGTGAAGCCCGGAGGCTCGCGCTGTGGCTGCGGGCGCCGGGGCTGCATGGAGGCCTACGCGGGCCGAGGCTGCCTGGAGCTCAAGGCGCGCAAGGCGGTGAAGCGGGGCGAGAAGACGATGCTGCTCGAGTGGATGAAGAAGAAGGACCGGACCCGGCTGACGAGCAGCATCTGGAAGAAGGCGCTGGATGAGGGAGATGCCGTGGCGACGCGGCTCATCGACAAGGCGGTGTTGATGCTCGGAATCGGGCTTGCGTCCGCCATCAACCTGCTGGACGTGGACGCCATCATCCTCGGCGGAGGCTTGGGGACGCGGCTGGGCATCGAGTATGCGGACCGCATCCATGAAGCCATGCGCCCGCATGTCTTCGTCCCCGAGCGTCAGCCTCCGGTGGTGCTGGCACAGCTCGGAGAATTGTCTGGCGCCATCGGCGCCGCGCTCCTGGCGGAGCCTCCGTTGCACTGAGAGGGATTGGCCCTGTCAGGGCGCGGGGGACGAGACGGTGGCGAGTCTGGGAGCCTCTCCCGACCGCCGCTTCACTCGCAGGGCCAGGCGCTCGACGTACCTCCACGACAGGAGCCCCAGGAGCAGCGTGGGAGGAAACGAGAGCAGCGCGTTCTGCCACCACGGCATCGGTCCGCCCATCAGCGCCGTGACGGCTTGCTGCACGGGAAAGGCATAGATGTAGACGCCATAGGAGAAGTCCCCATGACGTCCGAAGTGTGCGAGCCGGCTCGGGAGGAACGCGAGGTACATCACCAGGTACGCCCCGCATGAGCCCATGGCCACCTTCAGCCCGGTCCCCGCCATCGCCGTGCCCGTCAGGACGGCGACACAACCCAGGGCGAGCCACGGGCTCATCCTCACCCGGTCCCTCCAGAGGTAGAGCACCATCCCGCCCCCGAAGTAGAGCCCGAGCTCCGGCCAGAACCCCAGACGGCCGATGTGCAGGAACGACACTCCCGCCGTGAGGCACCACCCCACGAGCGCCAGGTCCTTCCGGAGCAGCTTCGCCAGGCCCAGTCCCAGCACGACCAGGTAGAAGCCCACCTCGTACTTCAGCGTCCACAGCGAGCCGTTGACGGCGCTCGCATACACGTTCGACTGGAACACCCCCGGCAGCGCCCACTGCGGCTCGATGAGCGTGAGGTTGCGGAGGACGAACGTGTACGTCTCCGCGGAGGCGAAGTAGTCCCGCAGCGGCAGGGTGGTGAACACCGCCCCGAGCCCGAAGGCTGTCAGCAGCAGCGACACCGCGAGCCCCGGGAAGATGCGCAGCGTCCGGGCATGGAGGAACCCACGGGCATCCTGCCCACGCTCCCAGCTTCGCGAGATGAGGACCCCGCTGATGACCAGGAACACCGCGACACAGACAATCCCCAGGCTCACCTGGCCATGGGTGAAGACCGTCAGGGGCTCGGTGCCTTCCTTCGGTCCCTCGCCCAACGGAAACGCGTGACTGGCGATGACGCCCGAGGCCGCCGCGAAGCGCAGGAAGTCCAGGTTGTTGCTCCGGCCTTCGATGCACTCACGCAGCGTCGGGCGGGACGAGAGGGTCATGTCCGTGGCTCGTGGAGCTGTGAATACGGCCCTTGCACCTGGGCCCAGCGGCTCGCCAGGACGAAGAGAATCTCCCGCACCGCGTCTCCGCGAAGCGCGAGCGCGGGACTCGCGAGCCCCGCGCCCAGCAGGCGCGCCCAGTTCTTCACGCGACCGACGCCCGCGAACTCGCGGCCCAGGTAGCGCGCCTCGAGCGTCTTCTCGCTGCGCACCACCCCCACGATGAGCCGGAGGAAGTACCGGGTCTCGAAGCGGGAGCGCGGGATGAGGTGCCACACCTTCAGCGAGGGCGAATAGACGCGCCGATGTCCGGCCTTGCCCAGCAGGAATCCGAACTCGATGTCCCCACCACTCAGGAGC
This window contains:
- a CDS encoding glycosyltransferase family 4 protein yields the protein MRVLFLNPVGVVGGAERALLDLMACLRHLDPRLSLHLLAGTPGPLLDEARALGVDAKLLALPPALSALGDSALRGRGPREALRFARSLAPAPLLLADYGRTLRREVANVRPDIVHSNGIKTHLLSAATSGLRLKRVWHIHDFLGERPLVRRALKTLAPLASVAIANSSAVGEDARAVLRGVPIHVVYNGVDVERFAPASQARVDLDALAGLPRAPDGMLRVGLVATYARWKGHDVFLDAAAELTRLEPSLPVRFYLVGGPLYQTPGSQFSEADLRQRIDQLKLSGRVGLVPFQSEPASVYRALDVFVHASTRREPFGLTIAEALACARPAIVSSESGAAEALTHGVDVLAIPPGDSRSLVDALRTLLRDEALRTRLAQAARHTAVERFSRERYAREMLTVYRSLLSGG
- a CDS encoding serine/threonine-protein kinase, encoding MSPSRKCPRCGVKHRQGVTVCPKEVFRADVVASGGPYRAGDVEEDTDGDTHKSQRGVLPPPASAKPSAPNAPVVNAARMLKWEESVTRDMLVGSKVGDYVLKRRIGSGGMGIVYEGEHAVIGQRVAIKVLRPDVVEGRRARDLATEARAASAIRHRGIIDIFGFGVIPDVGQYLVMEYLEGTPLDEVIHQRAPLPDSDVLRILDALLGALGAAHAAGVIHRDLKPGNVFIVRDEDGAETVKVLDFGIAKRSEAPHGSTPQTHANSMVGTPEYIAPEQALGQQVSPQTDLYSVGIIAYEMLTRRLPFDGTSPMAIVVQHVRTPPPRPSTFVELNPALEALVLRLLAKEPSQRPTSAEAVRRELKLILASLTEGVTRLSPVKVDARHPSEETQVMAPRLGRRERRVRDVRPGARPGVMAPASLTPTATMLLEQTAFDAPGGRLTWPRKWWWAVGMAALLVMVGGWAVLAS
- a CDS encoding glycosyltransferase family 1 protein; translated protein: MDPREEGWPSMDLVGEALLEGLSAHPREVSVQGLRPSLPTMVRRLPRVGERRAAFNADRLLGRFGRYPIHALLARQRFDAFHIVDHTYAQLAHVLPASRTGVYCFDLDAFRAVVEPHRDPRPAWFRLMAKAQLRGLERAALVFHPTQAIRDELLSHGLVDPSRLVSAPLGVSPEYRREPVPGDRSQQVLSALGGRPYLLHVGSAIPRKRLDVLFEVFAALRARHPDLRLVQQGGALNAAQREQVARLGMGDALLQPPFQERATLAGLYRNAKAVLIPSEAEGFGLPLVEALACGAPVIASDLPVLREVGAETCLYCPVGDVPAWARTLDAVLTGDLPVPALDSRLARAARFTWAAHARTVLDAYLRLAR
- a CDS encoding glycosyltransferase family 4 protein, translating into MGDPPRSWHLLTGEYPPQPGGVSDYTRLVAQALAREGQEVHVWTPGESGTLEEDGVTVHRAPGLFLPPGLRGLSRELNRCRAPRRLLLQYVPHAFGMKAMNVPFCAWFASRRQDERWVFFHEIVYPWSLSARPRHQVLAGVTRVMARLVGGAADRAFVSIPSWAEHLPSPIRQRAEWRPVPSTLPTSVPAMALAKVRATLGVGPWLGHFGTYGSAIRAPLEAALVPLLDQDARRQALLLGRGSQQFAEEVATRHPGLRSRIHSRDSLAPDALVAHLAAMDLLVQPYPDGVSTRRTTAMAGLALGLPLVTQTGHLTEPLWKSSGAVALTDGSTPGALIDTAERLLSRPEELAALGARAAQVYRERFALERTVETLLRPAP
- a CDS encoding class I SAM-dependent methyltransferase, which encodes MSPSQTLLQFLKREVLVDEHEVFHRTLREALVGSCDSVLDIGCGSGSPLRHISQHFSRSVGVDGYSVSIERSRAAGIHQEYHCMDLLEVGKHFAPKSFDAVVALDVIEHFEKPQGYQLLEMMESLARKRVVIFTPNGFLPQDEWDNNVHQVHRSGWEVYDFELRGYRVKGMSGWKPLRGDFAHPRIKPARLGSRLSILTEPFATRFPQHAFQLLAVRDMEAS
- a CDS encoding oligosaccharide flippase family protein codes for the protein MNATAAPEVDTGEVRARALKGMIVLVARTLASQGLRVVSALVLSRLLFPSDYGLFGIVSYAASLGVFLGDLGLSAALVRQPHEPTQDETFTIFWCHQALTAVIVAVVCALAPRLTEGYALGPGAVPMVCALALGLFLSSLRVIPLMALERKLAFPAIARAELVENLAQVAFTLVFAWAGMGAWALALGALVRGVVGLVCIWWASPWRPRGVFRLEVLRRLLGFGLAFQLPPLVAALVAGWVPLVVGHVLGKESVGLVNWAWALASTPMMLSAVLNRVAFPAYCRLQDDPAGFAEYLATSLRRLSAVLLLALPVAVMGMPVLVPLFFGDRWSAAVPLVQWFSLECLLVTLTGLLATAQNAGGRPWERLVVVVGVGVAKWGLGTWAIHRFGLAGIGPMGVTVSLAEVWVTAWLVSRLNPALRGLVFQVVEPVVFVGMLLAGTFVAVEAWVFEGALVRWVAGVGVFTLLLLVRERVPGTLSLLGVLRDILAFVRSRRAATTGM
- a CDS encoding glycosyltransferase family 2 protein, which produces MAKADLIISIVNHSNPELLHDCLRTLYATTRDCTFEVWVVDNATDGRGVEAMRRDFPQVRWLFNTERKGFSANHNQVLKQAHGRYICIFNDDTIVHEGAFDALVRFMDENPRVGMAGARLLNADGTVQNCTFRPMSLSGQLFDLVFLPRPLHFLKRMEIDPAQYGHEEARVNWVLGACIVVREETLAEVGLLDEAMSPLGNTEDTDWCVRAWKAGWEVAFCPEAVITHLSSRSFRPSATGPDKVRVELWRTRVAYFRKHHGRLQEWMLRAILVGTLPYNSMVLTQTLLRGRMALPEFRRQLSTFLRISEMGLRARV
- a CDS encoding glycosyltransferase family A protein, which encodes MPFFSVVIPTYNRARLLERTLASVFAQEERDYEVLVVDDGSTDDTLEVLGRLGEKVRVFQQANAGPGVARNLGIREARGEYVVFLDSDDLWFPWTLAVYRQVLREQGMPAVVMGSSVTFQKEDELERVAREPLKVVPFQDYLASAGDTTPRTACVLAVRTEALRRVEGFTPLRIVAEDYDLLYRLGTEPGFAWVRAPLAVGYRKHEGSESTMLESAHRGMAYQLMQERLSRYPGGTERRRERLQMLLYATRHVSHVMVEHGRMDLALDLYQRSLPYHLEVPRWRYMLGFLPKLAVRRLLRSVRRG
- a CDS encoding ROK family protein, whose translation is MRSSDVKGSAWGGIDLGGTKIEAVVVDGVGRPLGNARHPTPDGGPKDVVRAIYEALEDASRSAGLAPRRLAGVGVGAPGSVDSNTGTLARVSNVGKGWTEPYPLAGALADLVQGPVVLGNDVQVAVTAEYRLGAGMPYRSVLGVWWGTGVGGGLVLDGVPWRGRGAAGEIGHVVVKPGGSRCGCGRRGCMEAYAGRGCLELKARKAVKRGEKTMLLEWMKKKDRTRLTSSIWKKALDEGDAVATRLIDKAVLMLGIGLASAINLLDVDAIILGGGLGTRLGIEYADRIHEAMRPHVFVPERQPPVVLAQLGELSGAIGAALLAEPPLH